One Branchiostoma lanceolatum isolate klBraLanc5 chromosome 18, klBraLanc5.hap2, whole genome shotgun sequence DNA window includes the following coding sequences:
- the LOC136424450 gene encoding phospholipase B1, membrane-associated-like has protein sequence MKFLVIAAALLVTAAGSDQKWKQYKDALEHVAAAEQGASSRWTQPAVGFSNFDCQVQYSSSTPTSVHQLRPSDINVVAALGDSITAANGALAGNVLEVLTEYRGASWSIGGDGTLEDTITLANIIKKFNPSVKGFSFGTGNVYSSGSKLNVAYPGKEAIDMPGQADELVSRLQNSVEIDYQNDWKVITLFIGGNDLCAYCDDKNLRSPANYQGFIREALDKLHAQVPRAYVNLVNMLDIAELNKGQLTFTCRLLSAFLCDCVTYADNNALNEIRDINAQYQDSLRELVNSGRYDTREDFTVVLQPFFENTPIPLSSSGTGEADLSYFSPDCFHFSGKAHAEAAEALWNNMLEGEGQKSMSWTLGRDVNCPSATNPYLRTRLN, from the exons ATGAAGTTCCTCGTCATTGCTGCCGCCCTCTTGGTGACTGCCGCAG GGTCGGACCAGAAGTGGAAGCAGTACAAGGACGCCCTCGAGCACGTGGCCGCGGCGGAACAGGGAGCATCCAGCAGGTGGACCCAGCCG GCTGTGGGCTTCAGTAACTTCGACTGCCAGGTCCAATACTCCTCCTCCACCCCCACCTCCG tTCACCAGCTCCGCCCCTCTGACATCAACGTGGTTGCCGCACTGGGAGACTCCATCACC GCGGCTAACGGTGCGCTGGCCGGCAACGTTCTGGAGGTTCTGACTGAGTACCGAGGCGCCTCCTGGAG cATCGGCGGCGATGGTACCCTGGAGGACACCATCACTCTTGCAA ATATCATCAAGAAGTTCAACCCCAGCGTGAAGGGATTCTCCTTCGGAACTGGCAATGTCTACAGTTCCGGCTCTAAGCTCAACGTCGCCTATCCCGGCAAGGAGGCAAT CGATATGCCGGGCCAGGCTGATGAGTTGGTCAGTCGTCTGCAGAACTCGGTG GAGATTGACTACCAGAATGACTGGAAGGTGATCACCCTGTTCATCGGCGGGAACGACCTGTGCGCGTACTGCGACGACAAGAACCTGAGGAGCCCCGCCAACTACCAGGGCTTCATCCGGGAGGCGCTGGACAAGCTGCACGCGCAG GTTCCCCGTGCGTACGTCAACTTGGTGAACATGTTGGACATCGCTGAGCTGAACAAGGGACAGCTCACCTTCACATGTCGTCTGCTGTCCGC TTTCCTGTGCGACTGTGTGACGTACGCCGATAACAACGCTCTGAATGAGATCCGTGATATCAACGCCCAGTACCAG GACTCCCTGCGTGAGCTGGTGAACTCCGGCCGGTACGACACCCGTGAAGACTTCACCGTGGTGCTGCAGCCGTTCTTCGAGAACACCCCCATCCCACTCAGCTCCAGCGGG ACCGGCGAGGCGGATCTGAGTTACTTCTCTCCTGACTGCTTCCACTTCAGCGGCAAGGCCCACGCCGAGGCCGCCGAGGCGCTGTGGAACAACATG CTGGAGGGTGAGGGACAGAAGTCCATGAGTTGGACCCTTGGCAGGGATGTGAACTGCCCCAGTGCC
- the LOC136424816 gene encoding uncharacterized protein C8orf34 homolog isoform X1 yields the protein MAQLKIQAYLEKNKISALFEEMMSKLIQEQPEEPLPYLSRMLDRKWEKIRPKRENSPARMRTTPSPSALRKSMPAGASTWAGNSEGAVTKDREYDRPWLTNAKRSRSKGRSGVEGQDNIRPEKKDKTGWNPNTQKVPTGDFDELFKLTKGSKGMKGSKSVDFAMLQDQLGKDLDESLRHSQPIYYGQPRDQALREEDSLSSELKAPMSSRSGEEESSSVDLELRTVKPHQQALQHKWQLEAIVKQKETASDSGLEEPEDDEEYEEGLELLENEDDLAKEGVTNVVQSGHKISSSLRRPPTPEPQVKVTICGRCASTGLAANSERLLSEDTSVVPNGQTPDSDTEVSGRGTPKAAWNPPQTDDEFESVSQVEGPRAPVWYAEESETEVSRKGAHMLTKDPRPVKGRPMFSPEPPQKPLALPAPPSSAEKQPRPTTNSALSVALKDDLSDFGNKKTKPARAFALPKDDSEDENGTVKSATALSLGGRSWHAPPETDAESVDYERDRVGRVTGFREHKRRP from the exons ATGGCGCAACTCAAGATACAAGCTTATCTGGAGAAAAACAAGATTAGTGCGCTGTTTGAG GAGATGATGAGTAAGCTGATCCAGGAGCAGCCGGAGGAACCCCTGCCGTACCTCAGCAGGATGCTGGACAGGAAGTGGGAGAAGATCAGACCCAAG AGAGAAAACTCCCCAGCCAGAATGAGAACTACACCAAGTCCGTCAGCTCTGCGCAAGTCCATGCCAGCAGGTGCCTCCACATGGGCTGGAAATA GCGAGGGGGCGGTGACCAAGGATCGAGAGTATGACCGTCCATGGTTGACTAACGCCAAACGGTCAAGGTCAAAGGGCAGGTCAGGGGTGGAAGGTCAGGATAATATCAGGCCAG AGAAGAAAGACAAAACCGGCTGGAACCCAAACACACAGAAGGTCCCGACTGGTGACTTTGACGAGCTGTTCAAGTTGACAAAAGGGTCAAAAGGGATGAAGGGCAGCAAGTCTGTGGACTTTG CCATGCTGCAGGATCAACTAGGGAAGGACCTTGACGAATCCCTCAGGCACAGCCAGCCCATCTACTATGGACAGCCCCGAGACCAGGCACTGAGGGAGGAGGACAGCCTGAGTTCCGAGCTGAAGGCCCCCATGTCGTCCAGGTCTGGGGAAGAGGAGTCCAGCTCTGTAGACTT AGAGCTGAGGACAGTGAAGCCCCACCAACAAGCCCTACAGCACAAGTGGCAGCTGGAGGCCATCGTCAAACAAAAGGAGACGGCATCTGACAGCGGGCTGGAGGAACCTGAGGATGATGAGGAGTATGAGGAGGGGCTGGAACTTCTAG AAAACGAAGATGACCTGGCCAAAGAAGGTGTCACCAATGTAGTTCAATCAGGGCATAAAATCAGCTCG TCCTTAAGAAGACCGCCGACTCCTGAACCTCAAGTTAAGGTCACCATCTGTGGCAGATGTGCAAG CACTGGTCTGGCAGCAAACTCAGAAAG gTTACTGAGTGAAGACACCAGTGTTGTGC CCAATGGGCAAACGCCTGACTCCGACACAGAAGTTAGTGGGAGAGGCACTCCTAAAGCCG CATGGAATCCACCACAGACTGATGATGAGTTTGAGAGCGTGTCACAAGTCGAGGGGCCT AGAGCCCCTGTGTGGTATGCAGAGGAGTCTGAGA CTGAAGTGTCCAGGAAAGGAGCCCACATGTTAACCAAGGACCCCCGACCTGTGAAGGGCAGACCCATGTTCAG CCCTGAGCCTCCACAGAAGCCTTTAGCCCTACCTGCCCCGCCCAGCAGTGCAGAGAAGCAGCCACGCCCCACCACTAATAGTGCCTTGAGCGTCGCTCTGAAGGACGACCTCTCCGACTTCGGGAACAAGAAAACCAAACCAGCTCGAGCCTTCGCCTTACCTAAAGATGACTCTGAG GATGAGAATGGTACAGTTAAGTCGGCCACGGCCCTGTCACTAGGCGGTCGGTCCTGGCATGCCCCGCCCGAAACAGACGCAGAGAGCGTGGACTACGAGAGAGACAGAG TTGGCAGAGTCACAGGGTTTCGGGAGCACAAGAGAA GACCATGA
- the LOC136424816 gene encoding uncharacterized protein C8orf34 homolog isoform X3, which produces MAQLKIQAYLEKNKISALFEEMMSKLIQEQPEEPLPYLSRMLDRKWEKIRPKRENSPARMRTTPSPSALRKSMPAGASTWAGNSEGAVTKDREYDRPWLTNAKRSRSKGRSGVEGQDNIRPEKKDKTGWNPNTQKVPTGDFDELFKLTKGSKGMKGSKSVDFAMLQDQLGKDLDESLRHSQPIYYGQPRDQALREEDSLSSELKAPMSSRSGEEESSSVDLELRTVKPHQQALQHKWQLEAIVKQKETASDSGLEEPEDDEEYEEGLELLENEDDLAKEGVTNVVQSGHKISSSLRRPPTPEPQVKVTICGRCASTGLAANSERLLSEDTSVVPWNPPQTDDEFESVSQVEGPRAPVWYAEESETEVSRKGAHMLTKDPRPVKGRPMFSPEPPQKPLALPAPPSSAEKQPRPTTNSALSVALKDDLSDFGNKKTKPARAFALPKDDSEDENGTVKSATALSLGGRSWHAPPETDAESVDYERDRVGRVTGFREHKRRP; this is translated from the exons ATGGCGCAACTCAAGATACAAGCTTATCTGGAGAAAAACAAGATTAGTGCGCTGTTTGAG GAGATGATGAGTAAGCTGATCCAGGAGCAGCCGGAGGAACCCCTGCCGTACCTCAGCAGGATGCTGGACAGGAAGTGGGAGAAGATCAGACCCAAG AGAGAAAACTCCCCAGCCAGAATGAGAACTACACCAAGTCCGTCAGCTCTGCGCAAGTCCATGCCAGCAGGTGCCTCCACATGGGCTGGAAATA GCGAGGGGGCGGTGACCAAGGATCGAGAGTATGACCGTCCATGGTTGACTAACGCCAAACGGTCAAGGTCAAAGGGCAGGTCAGGGGTGGAAGGTCAGGATAATATCAGGCCAG AGAAGAAAGACAAAACCGGCTGGAACCCAAACACACAGAAGGTCCCGACTGGTGACTTTGACGAGCTGTTCAAGTTGACAAAAGGGTCAAAAGGGATGAAGGGCAGCAAGTCTGTGGACTTTG CCATGCTGCAGGATCAACTAGGGAAGGACCTTGACGAATCCCTCAGGCACAGCCAGCCCATCTACTATGGACAGCCCCGAGACCAGGCACTGAGGGAGGAGGACAGCCTGAGTTCCGAGCTGAAGGCCCCCATGTCGTCCAGGTCTGGGGAAGAGGAGTCCAGCTCTGTAGACTT AGAGCTGAGGACAGTGAAGCCCCACCAACAAGCCCTACAGCACAAGTGGCAGCTGGAGGCCATCGTCAAACAAAAGGAGACGGCATCTGACAGCGGGCTGGAGGAACCTGAGGATGATGAGGAGTATGAGGAGGGGCTGGAACTTCTAG AAAACGAAGATGACCTGGCCAAAGAAGGTGTCACCAATGTAGTTCAATCAGGGCATAAAATCAGCTCG TCCTTAAGAAGACCGCCGACTCCTGAACCTCAAGTTAAGGTCACCATCTGTGGCAGATGTGCAAG CACTGGTCTGGCAGCAAACTCAGAAAG gTTACTGAGTGAAGACACCAGTGTTGTGC CATGGAATCCACCACAGACTGATGATGAGTTTGAGAGCGTGTCACAAGTCGAGGGGCCT AGAGCCCCTGTGTGGTATGCAGAGGAGTCTGAGA CTGAAGTGTCCAGGAAAGGAGCCCACATGTTAACCAAGGACCCCCGACCTGTGAAGGGCAGACCCATGTTCAG CCCTGAGCCTCCACAGAAGCCTTTAGCCCTACCTGCCCCGCCCAGCAGTGCAGAGAAGCAGCCACGCCCCACCACTAATAGTGCCTTGAGCGTCGCTCTGAAGGACGACCTCTCCGACTTCGGGAACAAGAAAACCAAACCAGCTCGAGCCTTCGCCTTACCTAAAGATGACTCTGAG GATGAGAATGGTACAGTTAAGTCGGCCACGGCCCTGTCACTAGGCGGTCGGTCCTGGCATGCCCCGCCCGAAACAGACGCAGAGAGCGTGGACTACGAGAGAGACAGAG TTGGCAGAGTCACAGGGTTTCGGGAGCACAAGAGAA GACCATGA
- the LOC136424816 gene encoding uncharacterized protein C8orf34 homolog isoform X2 yields the protein MAQLKIQAYLEKNKISALFEEMMSKLIQEQPEEPLPYLSRMLDRKWEKIRPKRENSPARMRTTPSPSALRKSMPAGASTWAGNSEGAVTKDREYDRPWLTNAKRSRSKGRSGVEGQDNIRPEKKDKTGWNPNTQKVPTGDFDELFKLTKGSKGMKGSKSVDFAMLQDQLGKDLDESLRHSQPIYYGQPRDQALREEDSLSSELKAPMSSRSGEEESSSVDLELRTVKPHQQALQHKWQLEAIVKQKETASDSGLEEPEDDEEYEEGLELLENEDDLAKEGVTNVVQSGHKISSSLRRPPTPEPQVKVTICGRCARLLSEDTSVVPNGQTPDSDTEVSGRGTPKAAWNPPQTDDEFESVSQVEGPRAPVWYAEESETEVSRKGAHMLTKDPRPVKGRPMFSPEPPQKPLALPAPPSSAEKQPRPTTNSALSVALKDDLSDFGNKKTKPARAFALPKDDSEDENGTVKSATALSLGGRSWHAPPETDAESVDYERDRVGRVTGFREHKRRP from the exons ATGGCGCAACTCAAGATACAAGCTTATCTGGAGAAAAACAAGATTAGTGCGCTGTTTGAG GAGATGATGAGTAAGCTGATCCAGGAGCAGCCGGAGGAACCCCTGCCGTACCTCAGCAGGATGCTGGACAGGAAGTGGGAGAAGATCAGACCCAAG AGAGAAAACTCCCCAGCCAGAATGAGAACTACACCAAGTCCGTCAGCTCTGCGCAAGTCCATGCCAGCAGGTGCCTCCACATGGGCTGGAAATA GCGAGGGGGCGGTGACCAAGGATCGAGAGTATGACCGTCCATGGTTGACTAACGCCAAACGGTCAAGGTCAAAGGGCAGGTCAGGGGTGGAAGGTCAGGATAATATCAGGCCAG AGAAGAAAGACAAAACCGGCTGGAACCCAAACACACAGAAGGTCCCGACTGGTGACTTTGACGAGCTGTTCAAGTTGACAAAAGGGTCAAAAGGGATGAAGGGCAGCAAGTCTGTGGACTTTG CCATGCTGCAGGATCAACTAGGGAAGGACCTTGACGAATCCCTCAGGCACAGCCAGCCCATCTACTATGGACAGCCCCGAGACCAGGCACTGAGGGAGGAGGACAGCCTGAGTTCCGAGCTGAAGGCCCCCATGTCGTCCAGGTCTGGGGAAGAGGAGTCCAGCTCTGTAGACTT AGAGCTGAGGACAGTGAAGCCCCACCAACAAGCCCTACAGCACAAGTGGCAGCTGGAGGCCATCGTCAAACAAAAGGAGACGGCATCTGACAGCGGGCTGGAGGAACCTGAGGATGATGAGGAGTATGAGGAGGGGCTGGAACTTCTAG AAAACGAAGATGACCTGGCCAAAGAAGGTGTCACCAATGTAGTTCAATCAGGGCATAAAATCAGCTCG TCCTTAAGAAGACCGCCGACTCCTGAACCTCAAGTTAAGGTCACCATCTGTGGCAGATGTGCAAG gTTACTGAGTGAAGACACCAGTGTTGTGC CCAATGGGCAAACGCCTGACTCCGACACAGAAGTTAGTGGGAGAGGCACTCCTAAAGCCG CATGGAATCCACCACAGACTGATGATGAGTTTGAGAGCGTGTCACAAGTCGAGGGGCCT AGAGCCCCTGTGTGGTATGCAGAGGAGTCTGAGA CTGAAGTGTCCAGGAAAGGAGCCCACATGTTAACCAAGGACCCCCGACCTGTGAAGGGCAGACCCATGTTCAG CCCTGAGCCTCCACAGAAGCCTTTAGCCCTACCTGCCCCGCCCAGCAGTGCAGAGAAGCAGCCACGCCCCACCACTAATAGTGCCTTGAGCGTCGCTCTGAAGGACGACCTCTCCGACTTCGGGAACAAGAAAACCAAACCAGCTCGAGCCTTCGCCTTACCTAAAGATGACTCTGAG GATGAGAATGGTACAGTTAAGTCGGCCACGGCCCTGTCACTAGGCGGTCGGTCCTGGCATGCCCCGCCCGAAACAGACGCAGAGAGCGTGGACTACGAGAGAGACAGAG TTGGCAGAGTCACAGGGTTTCGGGAGCACAAGAGAA GACCATGA
- the LOC136424816 gene encoding uncharacterized protein C8orf34 homolog isoform X4, with the protein MAQLKIQAYLEKNKISALFEEMMSKLIQEQPEEPLPYLSRMLDRKWEKIRPKRENSPARMRTTPSPSALRKSMPAGASTWAGNSEGAVTKDREYDRPWLTNAKRSRSKGRSGVEGQDNIRPEKKDKTGWNPNTQKVPTGDFDELFKLTKGSKGMKGSKSVDFAMLQDQLGKDLDESLRHSQPIYYGQPRDQALREEDSLSSELKAPMSSRSGEEESSSVDLELRTVKPHQQALQHKWQLEAIVKQKETASDSGLEEPEDDEEYEEGLELLENEDDLAKEGVTNVVQSGHKISSSLRRPPTPEPQVKVTICGRCARLLSEDTSVVPWNPPQTDDEFESVSQVEGPRAPVWYAEESETEVSRKGAHMLTKDPRPVKGRPMFSPEPPQKPLALPAPPSSAEKQPRPTTNSALSVALKDDLSDFGNKKTKPARAFALPKDDSEDENGTVKSATALSLGGRSWHAPPETDAESVDYERDRVGRVTGFREHKRRP; encoded by the exons ATGGCGCAACTCAAGATACAAGCTTATCTGGAGAAAAACAAGATTAGTGCGCTGTTTGAG GAGATGATGAGTAAGCTGATCCAGGAGCAGCCGGAGGAACCCCTGCCGTACCTCAGCAGGATGCTGGACAGGAAGTGGGAGAAGATCAGACCCAAG AGAGAAAACTCCCCAGCCAGAATGAGAACTACACCAAGTCCGTCAGCTCTGCGCAAGTCCATGCCAGCAGGTGCCTCCACATGGGCTGGAAATA GCGAGGGGGCGGTGACCAAGGATCGAGAGTATGACCGTCCATGGTTGACTAACGCCAAACGGTCAAGGTCAAAGGGCAGGTCAGGGGTGGAAGGTCAGGATAATATCAGGCCAG AGAAGAAAGACAAAACCGGCTGGAACCCAAACACACAGAAGGTCCCGACTGGTGACTTTGACGAGCTGTTCAAGTTGACAAAAGGGTCAAAAGGGATGAAGGGCAGCAAGTCTGTGGACTTTG CCATGCTGCAGGATCAACTAGGGAAGGACCTTGACGAATCCCTCAGGCACAGCCAGCCCATCTACTATGGACAGCCCCGAGACCAGGCACTGAGGGAGGAGGACAGCCTGAGTTCCGAGCTGAAGGCCCCCATGTCGTCCAGGTCTGGGGAAGAGGAGTCCAGCTCTGTAGACTT AGAGCTGAGGACAGTGAAGCCCCACCAACAAGCCCTACAGCACAAGTGGCAGCTGGAGGCCATCGTCAAACAAAAGGAGACGGCATCTGACAGCGGGCTGGAGGAACCTGAGGATGATGAGGAGTATGAGGAGGGGCTGGAACTTCTAG AAAACGAAGATGACCTGGCCAAAGAAGGTGTCACCAATGTAGTTCAATCAGGGCATAAAATCAGCTCG TCCTTAAGAAGACCGCCGACTCCTGAACCTCAAGTTAAGGTCACCATCTGTGGCAGATGTGCAAG gTTACTGAGTGAAGACACCAGTGTTGTGC CATGGAATCCACCACAGACTGATGATGAGTTTGAGAGCGTGTCACAAGTCGAGGGGCCT AGAGCCCCTGTGTGGTATGCAGAGGAGTCTGAGA CTGAAGTGTCCAGGAAAGGAGCCCACATGTTAACCAAGGACCCCCGACCTGTGAAGGGCAGACCCATGTTCAG CCCTGAGCCTCCACAGAAGCCTTTAGCCCTACCTGCCCCGCCCAGCAGTGCAGAGAAGCAGCCACGCCCCACCACTAATAGTGCCTTGAGCGTCGCTCTGAAGGACGACCTCTCCGACTTCGGGAACAAGAAAACCAAACCAGCTCGAGCCTTCGCCTTACCTAAAGATGACTCTGAG GATGAGAATGGTACAGTTAAGTCGGCCACGGCCCTGTCACTAGGCGGTCGGTCCTGGCATGCCCCGCCCGAAACAGACGCAGAGAGCGTGGACTACGAGAGAGACAGAG TTGGCAGAGTCACAGGGTTTCGGGAGCACAAGAGAA GACCATGA
- the LOC136424816 gene encoding uncharacterized protein C8orf34 homolog isoform X5: MAQLKIQAYLEKNKISALFEEMMSKLIQEQPEEPLPYLSRMLDRKWEKIRPKRENSPARMRTTPSPSALRKSMPAGASTWAGNKKKDKTGWNPNTQKVPTGDFDELFKLTKGSKGMKGSKSVDFAMLQDQLGKDLDESLRHSQPIYYGQPRDQALREEDSLSSELKAPMSSRSGEEESSSVDLELRTVKPHQQALQHKWQLEAIVKQKETASDSGLEEPEDDEEYEEGLELLENEDDLAKEGVTNVVQSGHKISSSLRRPPTPEPQVKVTICGRCASTGLAANSERLLSEDTSVVPNGQTPDSDTEVSGRGTPKAAWNPPQTDDEFESVSQVEGPRAPVWYAEESETEVSRKGAHMLTKDPRPVKGRPMFSPEPPQKPLALPAPPSSAEKQPRPTTNSALSVALKDDLSDFGNKKTKPARAFALPKDDSEDENGTVKSATALSLGGRSWHAPPETDAESVDYERDRVGRVTGFREHKRRP; the protein is encoded by the exons ATGGCGCAACTCAAGATACAAGCTTATCTGGAGAAAAACAAGATTAGTGCGCTGTTTGAG GAGATGATGAGTAAGCTGATCCAGGAGCAGCCGGAGGAACCCCTGCCGTACCTCAGCAGGATGCTGGACAGGAAGTGGGAGAAGATCAGACCCAAG AGAGAAAACTCCCCAGCCAGAATGAGAACTACACCAAGTCCGTCAGCTCTGCGCAAGTCCATGCCAGCAGGTGCCTCCACATGGGCTGGAAATA AGAAGAAAGACAAAACCGGCTGGAACCCAAACACACAGAAGGTCCCGACTGGTGACTTTGACGAGCTGTTCAAGTTGACAAAAGGGTCAAAAGGGATGAAGGGCAGCAAGTCTGTGGACTTTG CCATGCTGCAGGATCAACTAGGGAAGGACCTTGACGAATCCCTCAGGCACAGCCAGCCCATCTACTATGGACAGCCCCGAGACCAGGCACTGAGGGAGGAGGACAGCCTGAGTTCCGAGCTGAAGGCCCCCATGTCGTCCAGGTCTGGGGAAGAGGAGTCCAGCTCTGTAGACTT AGAGCTGAGGACAGTGAAGCCCCACCAACAAGCCCTACAGCACAAGTGGCAGCTGGAGGCCATCGTCAAACAAAAGGAGACGGCATCTGACAGCGGGCTGGAGGAACCTGAGGATGATGAGGAGTATGAGGAGGGGCTGGAACTTCTAG AAAACGAAGATGACCTGGCCAAAGAAGGTGTCACCAATGTAGTTCAATCAGGGCATAAAATCAGCTCG TCCTTAAGAAGACCGCCGACTCCTGAACCTCAAGTTAAGGTCACCATCTGTGGCAGATGTGCAAG CACTGGTCTGGCAGCAAACTCAGAAAG gTTACTGAGTGAAGACACCAGTGTTGTGC CCAATGGGCAAACGCCTGACTCCGACACAGAAGTTAGTGGGAGAGGCACTCCTAAAGCCG CATGGAATCCACCACAGACTGATGATGAGTTTGAGAGCGTGTCACAAGTCGAGGGGCCT AGAGCCCCTGTGTGGTATGCAGAGGAGTCTGAGA CTGAAGTGTCCAGGAAAGGAGCCCACATGTTAACCAAGGACCCCCGACCTGTGAAGGGCAGACCCATGTTCAG CCCTGAGCCTCCACAGAAGCCTTTAGCCCTACCTGCCCCGCCCAGCAGTGCAGAGAAGCAGCCACGCCCCACCACTAATAGTGCCTTGAGCGTCGCTCTGAAGGACGACCTCTCCGACTTCGGGAACAAGAAAACCAAACCAGCTCGAGCCTTCGCCTTACCTAAAGATGACTCTGAG GATGAGAATGGTACAGTTAAGTCGGCCACGGCCCTGTCACTAGGCGGTCGGTCCTGGCATGCCCCGCCCGAAACAGACGCAGAGAGCGTGGACTACGAGAGAGACAGAG TTGGCAGAGTCACAGGGTTTCGGGAGCACAAGAGAA GACCATGA